ATTTCATGTAGCTCTTGATGTTGTTCTATTAATGTCTGAAGGTGTTGTATGGAATTCTTCCCATGTATCAAATATCATGACGTGTGTTCTCTCTGGGCCTGACCActgccttttctctctctctctctctctctctctctctctctgatgctACCTAttgttttttctttatttttttctctgaaCATCGTTATGGATACCAAGCACATTTTGATCTATCAATTTCATGTTTGATAGGCTAACATTAATATAAGTCCACTATGAATGCTGATAAAAGTTAGCAACTTACCATGGATCGAAAAGTAGTGACGCATCCCTCGATTTAACGAAGATGAATTTCTCCTTCCATTAGTACGTCCTCTCAGTATTTTCCTATTGGgtaaaattctaaaattaatatgTAAATGCTGTTCTATTTTTGTTGTGTTTTATATGAAGGCATAAGAGCTAGCCTGCCCTGGTGCGTGCTCTTGGAGAATCTCAAATTTCGTAGGCTTGAAGACGTATATGCATGAAAGGTTTTAATTACTAAAGGGTACCTGACATACAGTTCTTTCTTTGACTGCCACGGCAGCAAAATGATTAGAAAATGATGTCCTCTAACAAGGAGTATTAAATGCTTCCACAGCATAGGACAAACAGCTTGTTTGCAGTCTCATATCAGCTACTTGGAAGAATGAAAGATGACTTTTAGCAAAGAATATTTTATGCAAAATGTGCTATCACCGACTAGTTTAGAAACAGCAGCAAGACAACAAAAAGATGATTTGCATGAACATGAAGATAGACTCTCCTTGGTGGAAACAAGGATTTTTTCCCCCTCTTCTGATCTAAGTGGTCATTTGTTTGTTCATAATTTAACCGCATGTGATTCAATATAGACTACAATTGGAAATGCTGCAACTAAACATTGCAGTTGCCAAAAATGTCTctataattgaaaattataaaaaaaaaaattgctaagAGACATAATCACTTGCAAATTATATTGTAAGTTTACCTCatagaaataataatattatcattAATTAACAATAAAGGAAGTAATATTACCATTAATTTATTATCGAATTACTATAACAATAACCAGAAAGGTAACTATGTTATtacaaaataatttaatattataataattaattatttataatcgTAAGTATGTATTCGTAATACAGCAAGCGACCAATCAAAATGGGTGTTGATAGTGGTGCAATGAGCTGCCATGCAAATGGCTAAACTGTTTGCATTAGACATTTTATGGAGTGATCAATTAGACAGAGTCACAATCCATGGTAAACTCAATTTATTTATGCAGCCTGAGCAAAAAAAGCACTgggaaaaaaataatacataGTTTGCATGACTTTCTTGGGAAGGAAAAAGCACCAAGTATTGATCTCGAACCAACCACAGACAAGCTCTCCAACCCTGAGAAGAAGAAATGTCTCTGGTGAGGCTCAGTTTGAACATTATCAATTAAGCTACATGCCCCTAAACAAAAACGAGAGAATGGAAATGGAGCCATCAAAGGCatctaataaaaattgtaattgaaCAAAGAATGCATAACCCTGAATGATTGTTGTGGATGTGCAAAGTCATGTCTCACTCAATTCTTAATCTTCATAGAATTTGGGAACATTAAACATGGTTGATCACATGCACATTGGGCCACCAATAGCGGCTACATAACAACCCTAAAGACATAAATTGGCATGTACACATCCTTGGTTAATTAAAAAATGGAATTAACGGAAGGATTCCAAGATGCACAAATGGagatttaaataaattggaacaaGGTCAACTAACTAAGCATACAATTTCAATCTAACATTGTTTcagagaaagaaagatcaaatgcTTAGCAGGAATATTGAAAATTGTGGAGATCATAATCAATTCATTCAgaataaaattgaaatatttatgaATAAACTAAATTTTGGATGATTTTCTTTTGTAACTTTTCTAGTTAAAAAATTGAGGAAGTAGCATGTTCTGGGAAGAAGCAAAGGTTGGTTCAAGCATCATAGGCAACAAGTCTTGTTCCAATTATTCTGTGATGGCTTCATAAAACTTCGCTTGCTATTCTCTTGTATTAAAACATGCATGCTTGTCACCACTGGGTTTATCAGATCCTTTGCCTAATTCCTCCATGTTATGTGGGAATTTCCCTCCCATTCCGCAACCCTTCTTACAGGTCAGAGCCACCCCACTTAAAGGGTCTGTTAGGATCTATGTTCTGGGTCATTTTTTGTACACTTCACTCTCTTCTCTCGGTTTCCTATTGACAGCATCAAGCATTTCAAACACCATGGTTTCTTTCATAGATTTATGTTGAATATATCTCAAGACTTTAAAGTTAGACAAAAAAACAGAACATTATTAACTAAAGTTAGATGAAAAAAAGAGACAAATATTAACTAACTGCATGAAATGTCAGACTCATTGTTTAGTTTCTATTCCCCATTTGAATGTTGTGCTCCTCCTAGTATTGAAGGTTAAATGCTTACACATAGATGCACGTGAATGCATGCATGCACACgcacatacatatagatatacatcagatattaaaaaaaaagagtatcCTAAAAACAATCACCATCTCACCACACGCCAAGCACTTGTCACTATGATGCCATAGGCATATATCATACATGAATCAggttcaaaacaaggaaagatatCTCATCAAGTCTTCTTTACACACTGTAAATTGTAGACTTTATTTATCACAACATAGGTTTAAAGAGTCTTTCTTCATCTTATTCCTATAGTAATTGTCTACAATATATTATAACCAATATCTGTTCCCTTGTTCTTTTCTAGCTCATGAATCAGTTAAGCAGAATATCCTGTTTCATATGCAATAAATTctgcaatcaaaataaattatgttaCATAACTCTGAGTCTCCATCCATTAAGTAGTCCTTAAAAACTAAATCAAGAAGTACAAATACCGGaaagaataattttattaattagcTATCACTAAGACTAACAAGCCTCTCCCCACCACTTGAATCAGTTAAGTTACCCACCATGGGTAGAAATTCATACATATCAACAAGTTGATGATTATACAtgaaaaaaatctttattgatcaaaaggacACTCATGGCCTTGCGATACATAAACAAATTTACAGCATGATGTAGCAAATGGCCATGTTTAAGATCAAGAGACCTTCAAGCAAATCTAAAAACTCTGAACAAAAATCTCTATTCCTCAATGTGAATGGCAAAGCCCTTGAAACTATGTAGGTGACAAAAATCAATGGGAAAAAAAGTTCTTATCTTTTTTCCCTTATTTTTGTTTTTAAGCATTCCCTTTGTGTCTTTGCCCAACATTTTGCCCCCAGTGCCAATAAATAAACTAACAGTGCTTCATGCACAAAATATGCACGCCCCCCGCCCCCACCTTCTTGACAATGGAAACAATCATCTTTCCCACATTCTTGTACACAGGATTCAAATATATGATGAATAACCTTCAACTACATGTTGGATACAAATCAACTATGAATAGTAACGATCAGGATTTGGCTTGTTCCTACACGTTCGTACTTAAATTCGGCATATGCCAACAAATTCATCCAAAGAAAGTTGTttcaccaccccccccccccccgcttttttttttttttacaaatccAAATGACTCAACTTATGCAACTTACGTGCAGAAATGCATCCTTGATGCAACAGTTGTGTTTTACAGGCTTCACATATTATTTTAGCCATGTTCAAGATGTTATAGGAATCATAGACTTGACCCAAATCCAAATCATGAGAACATATGGACAAACACAATTTGATATACCTTAGATCATATAGACATGTTAGTGATGAAATAAAAAACACAATTTATTATGAGCGTCATCAATTATTCCTCCAGAATTTATTCAAATGGTTACTAGAACCGTGCTTACCATTAGAGATTGATCAAAAACTCAAATCCAAACCACAAGTATTGACCTAGAAGAATCAAATCGAAACCGCAAGATAacacagataaataaaaattgacGACCACTAAATTCCACAGAGTTATTGCTCAAAGATGCAAACTTGATCAAATATCATGTtaaggccaagcacaaaggctaGGATTTCGAGCGGACCCGGGAGGATCGGAATCAATGGCCGCCGCCGGCGTGCTTCTGCTGGTGTTCGAGGTGGCGGCGCTCCTCGGGGAGTGCGACGAGGTAGGAAAAGATCATGCCGCCGATGCAAACGTGGAAGAGGGGCTCCACGGAGCTGGTCTCGATGTACTTCTCGATGTAGCGGTCCACCGCCTTGTCGGTCGTCTTCTTGATGTGCTCCCACGTGAGTTTCGGCTTCAGGTGCCCCGGAAGATCCCTCACCTTCATCCCCTTTATCTCGTTGTAGAACGCCCTCATCGCCATGGCCGCCCGCTCCGAGCTCCCCGGAACCCTAACCCTACTTCGAGATTCCCCAACGATCGAGAGAAAAATAGACTCGGATAGGTGGAGGTGACTCGGGAGAGTTAAAATGGACACGGTCGCTACCCTTCCTACTGCTTATCTGGCACGTCTGCGTTCAACGTGTAACCCGGGGAAAACTTGGAAAGTTGCTCGCTTGGCAttgctttattttttatattattttttattttaaaaataaaattataaaatcaaaattaaaaagaagataatattatttttattttctacaatatttttattatattaaaaaaaatttaaatttttaatttttaaaataaaaaaatttattttcaaatcatcATCAACACCACCTCCGTCACATTACCATCATTGTGATAGCCATCGCTATTATCTCCACGCCACCATTAGTGTCGTGGATATAATTATTAtctctttaaaattattatcctcaCCATAATCACTATAACTTCCGTCTTTATTATTATCATCATCTCCATCGTAAAGTCTACCCATCATTCTATTATTATCATTGCCACAACATCGTCAATGCTCCAATATCCTTGTCATTGCGCCATATCAAATACAACCTTCATTGTCTCTGCCACTACTAACATCACATCTTACAAGATACTTAGATATAAAGATGAATGTGAACAGCCACAAGGCATAGACGAGATAAaatggagagagagaaaaaaaaaaaaaaaaacagaagggATCTCAATCTAGAGGAAGTCTTAAAATAAATACCCAAATAGGATgctcaaaagttgaagatttacACTATCGAGCTCCTTCCAAAGAGCAAACTAAATACTCGAGAATGACTTAGAGTATCCATGATGCCTCATTGGTCGAGTGAGAAGACTATCGACCAAGATAAGTCGAGAAGTTGGCAAAGATAGACCAACCATGCTAAGCTTGAGCCCGACCAAATAGGATGACATATGGGATTTCCATGATGACCTAGCAAGGGGATCATGAGGCATGGCGGTTATCAGAATATGAagtgtagaaaaaaaaaaaagttccaaTCACAGAAATCTTTGGAGGAAGTGGAGACCAGCTGTGGACAAGTGTTGACACTAGAAGCTGGTCGGTATCAAACCGTATACACTATTATATATACATGGAGGGGTATACCTTTAATAGAAGACCTTTTGACTCATCAAAGACTTAtcatttatcttttatttttatttttatttttgcctTAACTTTTACTGTTAATTATCCTGCATTATTTATCTTGTTTTAtcctaatttatccctatcttgTAGTTGCTAGACTAGACATGCAGCCTCAATTACAACCTACCTCCTCTTTTGAAGGTGGTAAAAATACTTGAAGCTCAAGATATTAGGACCCACATTACTAATCTTTTACCTTCATTTGGATTTTTCACACTACTGGCATATCTTTGGACTCATATGATTTGATAGGGATGCATGCGCTATTTCACCTCATAGAGAATCTAGTGCCAATAGGAGAAAAAGATATTTGAGGTTTGGCATTCAAATAAGACAAAGATTGAGCTAAGATAAAGTTGTTAGAGATGGAAAAGAAAATGATAGATTTGAGATTTATGCGTGGAAATGATAGAATTATGATTGTCATTTATACATTCTTTTCAAATAATACAAATTGATAATTGTTATAGAAACTTTtatgtaaaaataaataacattTTATCCACCACTCATGATGCACATGTTGCACTCTGCTGGTAATCAAGAATTGAAAAATAGATAACCTTTTAAAAAGTATTAGCTTGAATAAAGTGTTAATATGCGTGGCCCACGAAATTATTTAACATTGATTTGTTATATTACATTGTTAATCAAGATGATTTTAAATTTTGCTGTAATCAATGAATAACTATGCATTTAGATTTTGGAGGACATGAGATTCTTATTATGTATTTCATGGAAGTCCTAAACCAAAGAGACTTTTTCCCTTGCGCTCATCTATCATGTAGTTTAGtaacattataattttttaataaaagtttAGCATGGCTTAAATCTTCGAGAGAAAATGTAAGAGGTGGCAATTAGATCGAGTTGGATCAAATATGAATTGGGTTGAATACATGATagagtaaaaaattatcaacccaATCTAACATGTTTATTAAACATGTAAAATTCAAGATTTGAACCAAcaattttattaaatagataacctAACTTGAGATTTAACGAATTGAATCAAGTTGaaatggtttaaataattaagtatCACCGCATATTATAACAATCAAAAAGCTTGGGGAGTATAGTTGGTTTTATATAGTGTTAGGGTATGATTAAGATTGGCATCCAAATCCAAGACaacctcaaaaattatttttaatattcttaGTTATATGCACATGTGGATACATCTGTCCATTGaagattttatattttgaaaaatttaacaaaaatctcaattttgaaaagatgtaAGGTTgactaatttataattattttctaGTGCTGGGTATCTCTGCAAAAAATTCTAAAGGcttacatataaatttttttttaagaatctgTTTGAATGTTTGGGCACAAAAttctataaaattattattcgaCTATCATAAATATTAGA
The DNA window shown above is from Elaeis guineensis isolate ETL-2024a chromosome 8, EG11, whole genome shotgun sequence and carries:
- the LOC105049390 gene encoding uncharacterized protein, with translation MAMRAFYNEIKGMKVRDLPGHLKPKLTWEHIKKTTDKAVDRYIEKYIETSSVEPLFHVCIGGMIFSYLVALPEERRHLEHQQKHAGGGH